One window of the Nicotiana tabacum cultivar K326 chromosome 4, ASM71507v2, whole genome shotgun sequence genome contains the following:
- the LOC107788801 gene encoding uncharacterized protein LOC107788801 isoform X2 — translation MSVEIKLSRSSRIYRPNEAVEGKIVTKLSSSISHQGIRLNVNASVNLQVRGGSAGVIESIYGVIKPIPILNKTVEVLKSGKISSGTTEIPFSFMLKDPGEEPLEKLYETYHGGDISIQYLASVDISRGYLHKSLSATVEFIIESEKENLPEKPISPEVVMFYITQDTQRHSLLPELKSGGFRVSGKICTLCSLSDPIEGELTVEASAVPIQSIDMHLLRVESILVGEKIATESSLIQTTQIADGDVCRGLALPIYSILPRLLTCPSIFVGDAEVFAYVNG, via the exons ATGTCAGTAGAAATCAAACTTTCCCGATCCAGTCGCATCTATCGCCCTAAT GAAGCAGTGGAAGGCAAAATCGTAACGAAGCTCTCTTCTTCGATTTCTCACCAAGGCATTCGACTCAATGTCAACGCTTCAGTCAACTTGCAG GTTAGAGGAGGATCAGCGGGAGTTATTGAATCTATTTATGGCGTTATTAAGCCTATTCCAATACT GAATAAGACTGTTGAGGTCCTAAAATCTGGTAAGATCAGCTCAGGTACTACAGAG ATTCCATTTTCTTTCATGTTGAAAGATCCAGGAGAAGAACCTTTGGAAAAACTTTATGAAACATATCATGGTGGGGACATTAGCATTCAG TATCTGGCATCTGTAGACATTTCGAGAGGATACTTACACAAGTCTCTATCTGCCACAGTGGAGTTCATAATTGAAAGTGAAAAGG AGAATCTTCCAGAGAAACCTATTTCTCCTGAAGTGGTCATGTTTTATATCACCCAAGACACACAGAGGCATTCACTACTTCCAGAGCTAAAATCAG GGGGATTCAGGGTAAGCGGTAAAATATGCACATTATGTTCTTTGTCGGATCCTATTGAAGGTGAGCTAACTGTTGAAGCATCTGCTGTTCCTATCCAATCCATCGACATGCACTTGCTGCGAGTGGAGTCAATTTTGGTCGGGGAAAAGATAGCAACTGAATCTTCTCTGATACAGACAACTCAG ATAGCTGATGGGGATGTATGTCGAGGCTTGGCTCTTCCCATCTACAGTATTCTTCCCCGCCTTTTGACTTGTCCGTCAATCTTTGTTGG GGATGCTGAAGTTTTTGCGTATGTAAATGGGTGA
- the LOC107788801 gene encoding uncharacterized protein LOC107788801 isoform X1, whose translation MSVEIKLSRSSRIYRPNEAVEGKIVTKLSSSISHQGIRLNVNASVNLQVRGGSAGVIESIYGVIKPIPILNKTVEVLKSGKISSGTTEIPFSFMLKDPGEEPLEKLYETYHGGDISIQYLASVDISRGYLHKSLSATVEFIIESEKENLPEKPISPEVVMFYITQDTQRHSLLPELKSGGFRVSGKICTLCSLSDPIEGELTVEASAVPIQSIDMHLLRVESILVGEKIATESSLIQTTQIADGDVCRGLALPIYSILPRLLTCPSIFVGPFSLEFKVTIVITFQSEQSKLHPKSNFKTLRSWHAAESVPLELIRTK comes from the exons ATGTCAGTAGAAATCAAACTTTCCCGATCCAGTCGCATCTATCGCCCTAAT GAAGCAGTGGAAGGCAAAATCGTAACGAAGCTCTCTTCTTCGATTTCTCACCAAGGCATTCGACTCAATGTCAACGCTTCAGTCAACTTGCAG GTTAGAGGAGGATCAGCGGGAGTTATTGAATCTATTTATGGCGTTATTAAGCCTATTCCAATACT GAATAAGACTGTTGAGGTCCTAAAATCTGGTAAGATCAGCTCAGGTACTACAGAG ATTCCATTTTCTTTCATGTTGAAAGATCCAGGAGAAGAACCTTTGGAAAAACTTTATGAAACATATCATGGTGGGGACATTAGCATTCAG TATCTGGCATCTGTAGACATTTCGAGAGGATACTTACACAAGTCTCTATCTGCCACAGTGGAGTTCATAATTGAAAGTGAAAAGG AGAATCTTCCAGAGAAACCTATTTCTCCTGAAGTGGTCATGTTTTATATCACCCAAGACACACAGAGGCATTCACTACTTCCAGAGCTAAAATCAG GGGGATTCAGGGTAAGCGGTAAAATATGCACATTATGTTCTTTGTCGGATCCTATTGAAGGTGAGCTAACTGTTGAAGCATCTGCTGTTCCTATCCAATCCATCGACATGCACTTGCTGCGAGTGGAGTCAATTTTGGTCGGGGAAAAGATAGCAACTGAATCTTCTCTGATACAGACAACTCAG ATAGCTGATGGGGATGTATGTCGAGGCTTGGCTCTTCCCATCTACAGTATTCTTCCCCGCCTTTTGACTTGTCCGTCAATCTTTGTTGG TCCATTTTCCCTAGAGTTCAAAGTTACCATTGTAATAACATTTCAGTCAGAGCAATCGAAGTTGCATCCAAAATCCAATTTCAAAACTCTTAGATCATGG CACGCAGCAGAAAGTGTTCCCCTTGAACTGATTCGGACAAAGTGA